The following nucleotide sequence is from Brachyspira suanatina.
CCTTTTATAGAAAGAGAAAATCCAAAACTAATAGCTGTAGAAGCTGGCGGAATAAGTATGAATCTTGGAGAGAATGCTATTAGAATGACAAATCCTCATGCTAAAGATGTTGCTGCTCAGGGATATATGAGTAAATTTATTTTAAAAGAAGACGGAGAAATATCTGAAACTATGTCTATATCTGCAGGACTTGATTATCCTGGAGTTGGTCCTCAGCTTGCATATTTAGGAGAGTCTGGAAGAATAGAATTCACTTATGCTACAGATAAAGAAGCAATAAACGCTGTAAAAGAATTTGCTAAAAATGAAGGTGTTATATTTGCATTAGAAAGTGCCCATGCTGGTGCTAAGGCTATAGAATATGCCAAGCAATATAGTAAAGATGATGTTATTATAGTTAATATGTCAGGAAGAGGAGATAAAGATATATTCATAACCTCTCCTATTTTCAGACCTGATAAATGGAAAGAATTCTTAAAAAGTGAATTGGAAAGATTAGAGAAAAATATAGACATTCACAAATTTTAACCTCACAATTATATATTTTTTATTTATAGGTTTTTGTTTATTATTATTTAATATTCAAAAACCTATTTTTTATGATTTTAAATAAAAAAATAATATCAATAGTATGAATGATAAATATTCATACATAACTATTTATTCTTTATGAAAAGATTTTATTTTATAAAAACTAATAATACTATATAGATAAGGAACATATTTTTATCAATATATTCTTGTAATAGTAAGTTTGTATACAATGAATATTCAGAAAAATTACTCGCATAATACATCAATTAGATATCAAATACTTTTATAATGTATGAGTATAATTAAGTTTCATAGAAAATAATATATTAAAAAAATATTTTTATTTAGAAATAACTTTTCCATCTATATTAGAAAAATGAACATTACCAAAATCTCTGCTGTCATAACCATAATCCCTATTATCAGAAAGTACAAAATATTCATTATAACCTATTATATAAGGGCTGAAATTATCTCTTGTGGACACTTCAGCATCTAATATCCTGCCGTCAAATTCCACATTAGCCCAAGGCTCATTGAGAACTTCTCCGTTTATATAAACAACCTTATTCCTTATTTCTATAGTTTCATTAGGAAGTCCAACAACTCTTTTTATTAAATATCTAGTATTTGAGATATTAACATTTCCAAAAGTTATAAAATAAACAAAGTATGAAACAAATCTTTTTAAAAAGAATTCTTTTTCAGTTCTAGGATCTATTATAAATACAATATCTCCCCTTTTAGGCCTTGAAAAAACAATAGTTTTTCCTGTAAGAGATGATACAAAAGGTTTCAATGCAATACCATATCTTAATTTAGATGTTATTAATATTTCATTAGGTTCTATAGTATTCATCATAGTAGAACTTTTCATTCTATCAATTCTTATAAATAAAGTAAAAATACCAAATAAAACAAAAGCAATAATAAATCCTAATATCAATCTAGCAACTACCCTATAAAGAAGGCTATTGCTTCTATAATATATAAAAATAAAAGGTTTTAATACAGCCTTGAGTGCATTAATTTTTTCTTTTTTTAATTCTTCTCTATCATAAGAATAATTCATCTATAATTGATGACCTCTGTAATTAAAATAAATTTTTTATGATTTTTTAGCCTGATGTTCGCTATTTTCTAAAGCAGCAGGAACAGCAGGAACTACAATATATCCGTATTCACCGCTTCTGCATAAATTCATTATTACTTCATTATCCAATGTAGGACCTTGAACATCTTCTCTTAAATATTCAGGTAAATCTATAACATGATATAAAGGATCAATACCATCAACATTAACTTCAAATAATCCTTCTATAAATTCTAAATCTTTATTTAATCTATCTAACATTTCATTTTTTTGATTTTCTTCTATTCTTAATCTTGTTTGATATAAAAGAGCTTCTAATTCTTCTCTGTCTGTAGTCATTATTATATCCTTAAAAATTATAATTATAAACATAATATACTATAATCAATAATTTTTCAATAGTTTATATATTTTTTTAATATCATTTATAATACTGCAAAATCACTAAAAATTATAAATTTTATATTTTAGGTATTTAAATTTTGTGTAAAAAGATGTATCATTTTTTTTAAAATTAATTAACATAATATTAAATTAATAAGTAAAAAATATACTAAAAAATACCGTTATTTATACTATTGATAAAAATTTTTTGTTAATATAATATTAATAATAATTCTTAAGAGGTAAAAGGTTTATTTATGAATTTTTTAGAAATAGAATTAAATAAAGATAAAAAAATAATAAGCGAAGATTTTAAATATAGGAAAAGATTAATAGTAGTATTTATAATATCAATATTGGTTGCTGCTTTATTATTAATAAGATTATTCTATTTACAAATAATACAAAATGAGCATTATGACAGTTTAGCAAGAAACAATAAAGAACAAATAATACCTATAGATGCATATCGAGGAGAAATTTACGATAGAAATGGTGTTATAGTAGCAGAAAATATCAAAACATACACAATGTATATGATACCTGTTTATTTACCTAAAAATTATTTTGAAAGAGAAGAATTATTATACAGAGTTTCTAAAGTATTTAATATAGATTTAGGACATATAAAATCAAGTTTAGAAAAAGTATCAAAAAACAGCTATGAATCAGTAGAGATATCAGAAAATATATCTATGTCTCAAATGAGTTATTTGGCTGAAAGATCTGAAGAGTATCCTGGAGTATATTATGGAAGTAAGTCCATTAGGCATTATCCTCTTGGTGAAACAATGACGCATGTATTGGGATATATAGGAAACATATCTCAGGAAGAATTTGAAAGCAAACAGGCTGAAGGATACAGAAGAAACAGTGTAATAGGTAAAGAAGGAGTTGAACAATTTTACGATAAAGAACTTAGAGGAATAGACGGTTATGAGCAATGGATAGTTGACTCAAGAAACAGAGTAAAAGAAACTATAACTCCAGCAATAGGAAAGCCTATACCGGGAAAAAAACTCATATTAAGTATAGATTCTAAAGTACAGAAAGATGCGGAAGATTTAATAAAAGGACAGGTAGGAACTATAATAGTATCAAAACCTACTACAGGTGAAATACTAGCTATGGTAAGTTCTCCTTGGTATGATCCTAACATCTTTATAGGTAAAATAGACAGACAAAAATATGCAGAACTTATAAATAACCCAGCAAACCCATTCTGGAATAAAGCTATAAGAGGAAGATATCCTCCGGGGTCTACATTCAAGCTTGTAACTGCTGTAGGTGCATTAACTGAAAAAAGAATAGGAGTTAATACTACAAGATACTGTGGAGGCGGTATGCTTCTTGAAAATAGATTCTATAGATGTACAGGACAGCATGGCTATGTAAATATGTATAAAGCTATTCAGTTTTCATGCAACACATATTTCTATAACCTAGCTTATGAATTAGGACCTAATTTCATTAAAAGATATGCTGAAATGTTAGGTTTCGGTGATACTACAGGCATAGATTTACCAGGTGAAAAGGTTGGTGTTGTTCCTAGTGCTGATTGGAAAAGAAGAAAAATTGGGGAGTATTGGTGGGATGGTGATACTATTCAATACGTTATGGGACAAGGATATATGTCTGCTACTCCTATAGCTGTACATATGGCTACTTCAGCTATAATAAATGACGGAGTAATGTACAGACCTCATGTTGTTAAAGAAATAAGAAGTTCTCAAACAGATGAACTTATATACAATAATGATAAAGTAATAATAAAGAAATTAGATATAGATAAGAATATATTTACAGTAGTAAAAGAAGGTATGAGAATGGCTGTAACAGGAGGTACTGCTAGAAATGGTGCTTGGTCTCCTAATATTAAATTAGCTGCAAAAACAGGTACAGCTCAAAACGCACAAGGTAAAGACCATACTTGGGTGACAATATTCGGACCTTATAATCCTAGACCTACTGATGATATGATAGCCGTTACAGTTATGCTTGAGCATAGTGGTGGTGGCGGCGGTACTACTGCTGGCCCTATTGCTACTGCAATGCTTCGTTCTATATTAGGCGGAGAGGATGCTGTAGAAGCTAGAAACGTTATTTATGCTAGAATGCAGTATATATATCAACAGATAAGACTTGCAAGAGAAAAAATGAGAGCAGAGGCAGAAGCTCAGGAAAACGGAGAAACTTTAGAAAATATTAATGGGGAACAGCAAAAACAAGAAGAAAAAACTGAAGAAGACGAGAGGATAAAATATGAATGATAAAAAAGAATTAAAAAAATTATTTGTCTTCGATTGGAAAATATTAGCAGCTGTTATATTTTTAATGGTTACTGGGGCTATAGCGGTATATTCTTCTACATATTCTCCAGAATCTGGAAAAACTAGCTGGATGTTTTTGAAATTTATATTTTTCTGCGCCACAGGTATAGTATTAATATTTATAAGTATGTTTATAAATTATACTAAATTAGCAGAACATAGAATGTCTTTATATATACCTATGCTTGGAGTTCTTATTCTAGTTTTAATACCTGGAGTAGGAACTACAGTAAACGGCAGCAGCAGCTGGTTATTTGGTATGCAGCCTTCAGAATTTGGTAAAATAGTAGTTATAATATTCCTAGCAGGTTATTTAGATCAAATAGGAGATAGAATAAAAGAGATTAAATATTTTGCTTTAGCTGGACTTTTTATTTCAATACCTATAGGATTAGTATTGCTTCAACCTGACTTGGGTACTGTACTTGTATATTGTTTTATAGTATTCATAATGCTTTTTGTGGGCGGCGTTCCTACAAGATATATTATAGCTTTAATAAGTATAGGTGTTATAGGACTTTCAATACCTATGTTTCTTGAATATAAAAGAATGTCTGATGATATAGATAATATTTTATTTAACTTCTTATCTCAAAGAATATATATAGGTTATTTAGCAGGTATATTTTTATTTGTATCGGCTCTACTCCTTACATTGAATTTCTATATGAATAGTAAATATGTAGGATTATTAGCATTTACTTTCTTTGTATTATTCTTATGTATGGGAGCAGCATTAACTTTTGACATAGGATTAAAAGAGTATCAAAAGCAAAGATTATTAGTATTTATGAACCCTCAATTAACCAGATTAAGTTCAGGTTATAATATTATACAATCTCTTATAGCTGTTGGAAGCGGAGGATTATTTGGAGAAGGATTTTTGAATGGAAGTCAGTCACAATTAAACTTCATTCCGCAGCAGGTAAATGACTTCATATTCTCAAATATATGTGAAGAATGGGGATTTATAGGAAGTGCTTTAGTAGTTTTAGCTTATGCTGTTATATTTATAAGAGGAACAATGGCTGCATATTTTGCTAAGGATAGACTCGGAGCTTTGATAGTGTCAGGAGTTATAGCTATGTTCTTATGCCATGTTATTATTAATATAGGAATGGTTGTGGGAATGATGCCTATCACAGGATTGACTTTGCCTTTTATAAGCAGCGGTGGTTCATCTATATGGACTTTTGCAATATCAATAGGTTTAATATTTAATGTAGAAGCAAGAAGGTATGTTCATTAAAAGTTTGAGTTATGAAAAATAATATTTTGACAGAAAAAATTTTAATTGTAGATTCTAATATAGACTATGCTAAATTCCTTCAGAATTTTTTGAAAGAATCAGGATATTTATCATACATAGCTTTATCTTATGAAGAGGCTATTAATATGTCTTATGATAAAATACCTGACTGTATATTAGTTGATTATATGCTTCCTAATGCCGGAGCATGCCGACTTTCACAGCACATAAAAAATGATAATATATTAAAAAATATCACTATACTTTTTTTAACAGCAACTAACAGCAAATCTGAATTTCTAAAAGCGTATGAATGCGGTGCGGATGGTTTTTTCTTAAAGTCATTAGATACAGATATTCTATTATCAAAAGTTAAATCATATATAAGATTAAAAAAAGTTATAGAATCTAATATAATGTATATGAATATGTTAAAACAGGATATTGAATATGCATCAAAATTGCAGAAATCCATACTCTCTTATGGAAATACTTCAATACCTAAAAATGATATATCTATTTTTCATTATGCTCCTAATGAGGTTTCCGGAGATTACAGCGGAATAAAGAGTATTAATGATGGTTGGTACGCCATACTTTTAGCAGATGTTTCCGGACATGGTGTAGCTGCCAGTATGCTTACTATATTAATAAAATCTTTTTTTGATTCACATATTGTAACTAATTCTCATAATACTTCTCCTTCCAATTTTATAAAAGAGTTAAATCAATTCTTTATAGAAGAAAATTTTGATAAAAATCTATTTGCCTCTGTATTTTATGCTACATATAATAATGAAACAGGAGAATTAATATGTTCATCTGCAGGATCTCCTAGGCCGCTATTTAAATCTAAAGATGAAATACAGGAAATTGATATAGGCGGCCCTTTAATTGGAATGACAGAAGATATTGAATACACTGAAACTAAAATACAATTAAATCATAATGATATATTGTTCATATTCACAGATGGTGCTTATGAAATATTTGATAAAGATGGTAAAATGTTTGGAGATGAACTTTTAAAAAATGTATTCATAAAACATTCACATAAAGATGTTAATGTAATAAAAGACAGTATAATAAAAGAATTAAAATCATTTTCAGATAATATATTATCAGATGATATAAGTATGATAATACTAAGAAGAACTAATTAAATAAAAAGACAAATCATACATTATCAATCAATATAAAATATATTATATCACAATAACTGCATCTTTTTATAAAAAATCAAATTTTATTTACATATTTAATTGACATGTAAAAATATTTTTCTATACTAAGTTAATAAATGGAGTATAGGAGTATGTAAATGAACAATGAAGTAAAAGTAACACACACATTAGCAGACCCTTCGCCGTATGGTTTATTTGGTCTTGCTGTAATCACATTTGTAGCATCCACACAAAAATTGGGTATTACTACAGGTGTATCAGGTCTCATACCTTGGGCTATATTTTTAGGATGTATTCCTCAATTTGTAGCAGCCATTGTTGACTTTAAAAAAGACAATGTATTTGGGGCAACTGTATTCGGAGCTTTCGGAGTATTTTGGTTTGCAGTGGCATTTATTTGGCTTACATCTATGGGAGTATTTGGAGAAGCTATGAAAAATTCTCTTGATATGAAGCAATTTGGTGTGGTATGTATAGGATATTTATTTCTTGTAGGTGCTTTAACTTTCGGCGCTGCTGAAGCTCATAAAGTTTTATTCTTTATATTTCTTGCTGTAGATGTATTACTTATAGCTATGGCTTTAAATTATTTAGGAATAGCCCCTAAAGAAACTCAACTTATAGCTGGAATAGCTGAATTTGTTACTGCTTTAATAGGTTTTTATGGATGTGCTGCCGGAGTATTAAATAAAAACTTAGGAAGAGTAGTATTACCTGTTGGAAAACCTCTAGGAATATTCAAAAAATAGTATAGTAAAAAAGGTCATATAAGGTCATATATAGTAATTATATATGGCCTTTTTTATATAATATTTTTATCTAAATAATAAAAAAATATGATAACTAAATATTTTATTATTACGATAATAATTATGATAACAAAATATTAGTTGACATATTATTGTTTTTTCTATATTATGTTATTATAATATTTATCTATTGCAATAAGGTGATTAAAGGTTATGAAATTAAAAATAGGAATTTTAACTATAGTAAACTTAATAGCATTTATAGCACTATTATATATGTTTGATATATTCGGTGTTGTTAATTATTATACTTTAATGCGTAATAAAATAGCACCAAATGTACCAGGTTTTTTAACAAAATTCACTCAAAAACCTAGAGTAGAAGATATGACTCTTTTAGCAAGAGAAGATCTAAATAAAATGAGAGAGTCATTCAACTTAAGAGAAAAAGATTTGCAGGCTCAGGAGTCTTTAATAGCAAGCAGAGCAATAGAATTGAATACTCAATCTGAATTGATAGAACAAGACAGACAAAATCTTTTAAATGCTTGGTCTAATTATCAAGCTACTATGGACGAGTCTTCTCAGTATCAATTAGTATTGACAGATTTAGCTAATAAAATCAATAGTATGCCTCCTCAAAACTCTGTTGCTTTACTTAATCAGTTAGCTGCTAATGGATCTGATGATTTGATCATAGATGTATTATTAGAAATGGACTCTATAGCTGCTGCTGAAGGCAGAAATAGTACAACTTCTTATCTTTTGAGCTTGATGGATCCGAATGTTGCTGCTAGAATATTAGAGAAATATGAAGCAAGATCTAATCCTGGAAATAATACAGTACCTTCTTCACCTAATGACTTCCCTAATTATTTACCTGATGAGATGAATAATGACGCTATGCTTAATGAAGGCATAATGGATATGGGAGCATAAAACTTTATATTAAAAATAATGAGCCGTTTCTAAATATTTAGAAGCGGCTTTTTTATTTTAACTGAATTTAATAAATTAATATTGACAAATAAAGGCTTATAGGGTATAACTTCATTTATGATAATTGGAGGTTTTTATATATGCTAAGATTAGCATTAATGTTTGTTATATTATTTTCTTTTAATCTTTATTCTCAAAATATTGATGATAAGCCTATGAAAATAAATAAAAATTACTTCACTGATGATGGTAATTTGAAAAACAATAGGAATTTATCTGTTTATGCCATTAGGAAAATTAGATTCACAGATAAATCATCTTATGAAATGATAATATTAAAAAATAATTATTGGTATTATTACAGTCTATTTCAAATAGAACAAAACAATAAATACAATTATATCGGAACTATTGCTTTTAAAAGTTTTAATCAAACAGAAGGACTTGTTGGAAATATAGTTTATAAAGATAATTTCTTCACTGTAGAGCATACTGTTATGTCTAATCTAAAAATGTATATAACATTCAAATATAATGATGACAAAAAAATATATTTAGATAAAGCTAGCATGATTGTAGAACTTGTTGATAATAGCAGCACAGCAAATACTAATGAAACAACAACTACTGCTAAACAGGTTAATGGTAATGTAGTACCTAATAAGATTTTATACGAAGATGTTACAATGGATATGATATCAAAATTATTGAGTCTTGATTTATAATTATATTTTGGAAATAATTAATTATTAAAAGATAGATATATAATAAAAAATACAATATCAAAATCATTAAATATAGAGCTGTAATAGTATGAGAGCATTTTTAGCATTAAACTTAAATCAAGAAATAAAAAATAAATATTCTAATATACTTAGAATAAATGAAAATATAGCAGAATTAAAAAAAGTATCAAAAGATAAAATGCATATAACATTAGCATTCTTTGATAATATAAAAGAAGAACAAATAGAATTAATAAAAAAAGAAGTGATAAACTCCTCACCTACTCCATTTAATATAAACTTTGAAAATATTTCTTACTTTACAAATAAATTCAAAGACATAAATGTAATATTTGTAAAAGCAGTAAGCGAGGAATTAAAAAACTATGTAAAATCTTTAAGAAGCAATTTATATAATATAAAAAATCTTAAATACGACAGAAAAGATTTTAAATCTCATATCACATTAGCAAGAGTTAAAAAAGTTTATGATAATGAAAAATTAAAAGAAAATATTGAAGAAACAGAATTTACTCCATTATCTTTTATAGCCGATTCTATCACTTTATATTCAAGCGACTTTTACAATTATACAGAAATTTTCACTATCAATTTTTAGTTATAACATAATTATTCTATGATATAGCTGTCAACTATCTCACCATAATAAGCAATATGATAATCTTTATTAGAACCGTAGAAACTGCTTTCAACATCTTGAGGATAGAAAGATTTTTTAATACTATCAGGTATTTGTAAATCATCTTGTTTTTGTTTGTATATAACCTTACATTCAAGAGTCAAAGGAAGTTCTTTTAATCCAGGAACAGAAACTATATTAGAATCTTCTAAAGTTAAATTAAGTTCTTTAATTTTATCTGCATTAAGTCCTGATTTAGTGCCGCATACTTTTATGATATTTCTATCTATATTATCAACAGGAATATTCACTGTAAACTCAGAATTTTCATCTAATAGTTTTCTTGTATATCTATTCTCTCTTATAAAGATTATAAATATATTTTTATTCCATTCTATTCCCAAACATCCCCAAGAAACAGACATACTATTTACTTTTTCATTAGATTTAGTTGTTATTAGAACACCTTTTTTTACTTCTTTAAGTATATGGCTTGCATAATCTAAAACATCTATTTTCTTTTTCATTTCAATTACACTCCTTAAAAATTAGAAAAATTGTATAATAAATAATATAAAAAACAATGCATTAAATAAATATTTTTTGAAATTTAATATTATTTACATTTTTGTCAATTAAAGTATAATTAAAAAAATAAACATAATATTTAATAATTATAAAGGCAAATTAATTTATGAATAAAATAAATAGAATATATATAGGCTATCCTCCATTTGAAAGCGACAGAGGAGTAGCATTATTATCACAGAACAGACAATTTCAATGGTTCAAAAGCCCTACATATATTTATCCAGTTGTTCCTGCAACTGCTGCAACTATGATTAAAAATGCAGGTTATAATGTAGATTTCATTGATGCTATAGCTAGAAATATGACTACTAAAGAATGGTATCAATATTTAGAAGCAAATACACCTGATTTATTATTCTTTGAAGTTAAGACTCCTGTTATATATAAAGCTTGGAAAATAGTTGATGATTTGAAAGAAAAATATCCTAATATGATTGTTGTTATTGCTGGAGATCATGTTACTGCTATGCCTGATGAAACAATGAATAACTGTAAAGTGGATTATTTACTTACAGGCGGAGATTATGATTTCTTGCTTTTAAATTTAATAGAATATTTAAATGGAAAAGCTCAATTAGAAAAAGGCATATATTACAGAGAATCAAATACTATAAAAAATACAGGATTCTTTGAATTAAGACATGATTTAAAAAGCCTTCCATTCATAGACAGAGATTTGACTCAGTGGCAAAGATACGCTTATGATAATGGAAACTTCAAACGCATACCAGGAACTTATATAATGGCTGGAAGAGACTGCTGGCATCATAGATGTACCTTCTGTTCTTGGACTGGCATATATACAAATTTCCGTGCTAGAACCGCTGAAAATGTTGTTGATGAAGTAGACTTTCTTTACAATAAATATAATATAAGAGAGATAATGGACGATACAGGTTGTTTTCCTGTAAAGAAATGGCTTAATGATTTCTGTAATTATATGATAGATAAGAAGCTTAATAAAAAAGTTAATATTGACTGCAATATGCGTTTTGGAGCTTGTAATGAAGATGAATACAGACTAATGAAAAAAGCAGGATTCAGATTTTTATTATTTGGTTTAGAATCTGCAAGTCAAAATACATTAGACAGACTCATAAAAGGAAATAAAGTTGAAGAAATACTTCCCTCTTGTAAAGCAGCTTCTGATGCAGGACTTTCTCCACATATTACAGTAATGCTTGGATATCCTTGGGAAACTGAAGAAGATATTGAAAAAACTTATGAGCTTACTAAAAAACTTCTTCTAAAAGGTTATGCTAAAACAATGCAGGCAACAATAATAATTCCATATCCTGGTACTGAATTATTTAATCAATGCAAAAGAGAAAATTGGCTTACTACAGAAAATTGGGAAGATTATGATATGCGTACTGCTATAATGAAAACTAATGTAGGAGAAGAAAAAATAAAATGCTGGATACAAAAACTTTATAATCTTAGTTTTACTCCTCAATTTTTAATGCATAAGGTATTATCCATTAGAGATTTAGATGATATAAAATATTATTTAAGAGCATTTAAAAAAGTATCAAAAGGGCATTTAAAAGATTTTTCTTAAATATTATAAAGCTATGATTTTTATATATAATAAATATCATAGCTTTAATTTTATATTTATTACTCTTTTATATATTTATATACAGCTAAAACTTCATCGCCCCATATTTTAACAGCATTTTGCGGTATAGGTTTATTTTTTCCTTCTTTTACATCCTCCCATTTTCCCTCAAAAAAATACATATCTCTATTATAAATAAAATATGTTAATTTTGCATTTTCATTCATATTCCATTTATCACTAATTCCATACATATCTGAGGCTAAATTATAAAGCTCTGCGATAGTAGAAAGAGTTCTTATGCTGCCTAAAGAAAACTCATTACCATTCGCATCTTTGATTATAGCCTCCATTAAATTCTTATGATTATCATAACTATACTGTTTCATATATAGATTTACAGATCTTACAATTTGAAGCGAGAAAGCAACACTCACTAAAATGGCCAATATAGGTAAAATAGTTTTTAATTTTATTAATTTACCTTCTTCTATATTCTTTATACAAATTAACATAGGTACAAAAGATAAAGCAAACACATTATAAATATAATGAAAAGTACCCGGCTTTGATTTAGCTATAA
It contains:
- a CDS encoding B12-binding domain-containing radical SAM protein — encoded protein: MNKINRIYIGYPPFESDRGVALLSQNRQFQWFKSPTYIYPVVPATAATMIKNAGYNVDFIDAIARNMTTKEWYQYLEANTPDLLFFEVKTPVIYKAWKIVDDLKEKYPNMIVVIAGDHVTAMPDETMNNCKVDYLLTGGDYDFLLLNLIEYLNGKAQLEKGIYYRESNTIKNTGFFELRHDLKSLPFIDRDLTQWQRYAYDNGNFKRIPGTYIMAGRDCWHHRCTFCSWTGIYTNFRARTAENVVDEVDFLYNKYNIREIMDDTGCFPVKKWLNDFCNYMIDKKLNKKVNIDCNMRFGACNEDEYRLMKKAGFRFLLFGLESASQNTLDRLIKGNKVEEILPSCKAASDAGLSPHITVMLGYPWETEEDIEKTYELTKKLLLKGYAKTMQATIIIPYPGTELFNQCKRENWLTTENWEDYDMRTAIMKTNVGEEKIKCWIQKLYNLSFTPQFLMHKVLSIRDLDDIKYYLRAFKKVSKGHLKDFS